GCCGAAGCGACACAGCAAACCGGCCTGGCGATAGAGCGGCACGCCGAACTGATATTTGCCGGTGGCGATCCATGCGAGCGCCGCTTCGCTCAACAGTCCGCGCGCGATGATGCGCGGCGGCGCTGGAGTGACCTTGATGCCGAGATCGCAGCACGGACACGCATATTTAACGCGCTGGTGTTGGATCACTCGAAGCTGCTCGGGGATCACATCGAGCTGCTCGCTGATCTCCGCGCCGATCTCGACGAGCGCTTGTCCATCGTTCGTGCAAAAGCGTTCGGCTTCGGGCAGTTCGTGCCGCACGACCTCGCGCGGTAGATTGGGATCAAGCGGCTTGCGGTGACCGCGCTTCTTGCGCTTGTGCGCGCCAACCGTCGTCTCCGGCGTGTCTTCTTGAGCAGGCGCGCTGTTCGCGCCGAGCACCTCGGCTTCGTTGAACAAGCCAAGTTGATCAGAATCTCGTGCCTCGCTCTTGGCGCCGAACAGTTCGCGACGGTAGGCTCGGAGTCGCTCCTCAGCAAGATCGCGCTCTGCGGTCATAAGCCGCAAGGCGCCGCGTAAGGCCTCCTGTTCTTCTCGCAATGCACGAGCAGCATCGCGCTCGGCGAGCAACGCCTTCAATTCCTCGGCGGTGATCGTGACATTGATCGGCATGGCCGGTTAGACCGGCGCACGGCCTCACTGTTCAGCTCACGCGGCGATATTCCTGCTTCGGATGCCGTCGTATCGCGGTGATGTCATCGCCATCGAGCAACGCGTGCAACACGTTGCTCGTCATCGTCACGATCTCAGCCTTGTTGTCTGGCCAGATGAAGTGGCTGCTCTCCAATCGTTTTATAAAAAGCCAGAAACCACTGCCGTCCCAGCCAAGTATCTTTATCCGGTCACGACGTCGGTTTCCGAAGATGTAAAGCGACGTGTCCATCGGATTTAGGCGCATCGACTGCTCGACGAGAATCGACAGACTGTTCATGCCGTAGCGGAAGTCGACAGGATCGCGGTGCAGGTAGACCTTCAGATTATCGTCGAACCGGAACACGGCATCCTCCCGAGCATCTGGACCACGGTGGTCAGCTCGTCGATGGTCGCCTCTGCGATGTCGAACTCAACACCGTTAGGCAAACGTATGTGCAAGGCAACCGTGATCGATGGTGTGCGCGCGGACACCGCTCGTTCAACCGTCACAGCCCCCTGAACGACCGGTACAAATGGTGATGGCACGTCGGTCGCGTCAGTCCGCAAGGCAGGCGGCGTGACATCAAGCGATGCCCTGTCTGCTGGTCTCAGTTCCTTATCCGCCGAATTCCGCGCCGCATGTGTCTTCTGATAGCGCGTGATCCACTCGCGCAACAGATTCGGGTTCAAGCCGTATTGCATCGCCGTCCGGGCTATCGAAACGCCGGACGTCATGCACAACTGGACCAGTTCCTCGCGGGCTTGCGGATCGTATTCCCGGCGACCATCCCGTTTCGCGCCGACTACCAGACGGCTACGCAAGTCTCGATCTTCTGTCATGTACTCTCATCCCAGCTGTCCACGTGGAC
This genomic stretch from Caballeronia sp. Lep1P3 harbors:
- the tnpB gene encoding IS66 family insertion sequence element accessory protein TnpB (TnpB, as the term is used for proteins encoded by IS66 family insertion elements, is considered an accessory protein, since TnpC, encoded by a neighboring gene, is a DDE family transposase.) encodes the protein MFRFDDNLKVYLHRDPVDFRYGMNSLSILVEQSMRLNPMDTSLYIFGNRRRDRIKILGWDGSGFWLFIKRLESSHFIWPDNKAEIVTMTSNVLHALLDGDDITAIRRHPKQEYRRVS
- a CDS encoding transposase; translation: MTEDRDLRSRLVVGAKRDGRREYDPQAREELVQLCMTSGVSIARTAMQYGLNPNLLREWITRYQKTHAARNSADKELRPADRASLDVTPPALRTDATDVPSPFVPVVQGAVTVERAVSARTPSITVALHIRLPNGVEFDIAEATIDELTTVVQMLGRMPCSGSTII